A single window of Phyllostomus discolor isolate MPI-MPIP mPhyDis1 chromosome 13, mPhyDis1.pri.v3, whole genome shotgun sequence DNA harbors:
- the LOC114509104 gene encoding LOW QUALITY PROTEIN: uncharacterized protein LOC114509104 (The sequence of the model RefSeq protein was modified relative to this genomic sequence to represent the inferred CDS: deleted 1 base in 1 codon) yields the protein MPFSSQTSQKSCEDEPGFSSSLNFLEEEDPGPLSQQLPATSSRGSEPLSNLDLSRGSLVNVEYLPFFRTYGQLLVEEVALQPDVGRDQEGVWSTREAPSQEDSEPPGGFSPYYRSKEESFLSLSWGRSQGPPTRREAQAGCSCRRTGSSGSSVSGEATCGGHRRVWGQPCAPWHPSDPCPRAPEPWRPVLWRCLSQHAGQAPASRRCLGRTWGLADISCPLTQAASEGPDLISWVLPNRCPVLMVSAGHPCDSGLDAPLSSDAAISGHVPHASGFVPYYRTPEEGLHTSPGPPASPSGARSPQGAARTWCSHTVRRQKVAVAKAIRVRAPSTRWSLRVEGAGLRVPELSWP from the exons ATGCCTTTCTCTTCCCAGACGTCCCAGAAGAGCTGTGAGGATGAGCCTGGATTCTCAtcctctctgaacttcctggaggaggaggacccAGGGCCCCTGTCCCAGCAACTACCGGCCACCAGTTCAAGGGGCAGTGAGCCCCTCAGCAACCTTGACCTCTCCCGTGGGTCTCTGGTGAATGTGGAGTACCTGCCCTTCTTCCGCACCTACGGGCAGCTCCTGGTGGAAGAGGTGGCCCTGCAGCCAGACGTTGGCAGGGACCAGGAAGGAGTCTGGAGTACCAGGGAGGCACCATCCCAGGAGGACTCTGAGCCGCCTGGGGGGTTCTCCCCTTACTACCGCTCCAAGGAGGAGAGTTTCCTCAGCCTTTCCTGGGGCCGCTCCCAAGGCCCACCCACCAGGAGGGAGGCGCAGGCTGGCTGCTCCTGCAGGAGGACAGGCAGCAGCGGGAGCTCTGTGAGTGGGGAGGCCACGTGTGGAGGCCACAGGAGGGTGTGGGGGCAGCCCTGCGCCCCCTGGCATCCTTCAGACCcctgtcccagggccccag agccctggaggCCGGTGCTGTGGAGGTGTCTTTCCCAGCATGCGGGGCAGGCACCGGCCAGCCGCAGGTGTCTGGGCCGAACCTGGGGCCTGGCTGACATCTCGTGTCCTCTGACCCAGGCTGCTTCAGAAGGCCCAGACCTCATCTCCTGGGTCTTGCCCAACCGCTGCCCCGTCCTGATGGTCTCAGCAGGGCACCCCTGTGACAGCGGCCTGGACGCCCCTCTCTCCAGCGATGCTGCCATCAGTGGCCATGTGCCACATGCCTCAGGATTCGTGCCTTACTACCGAACCCCAGAGGAGGGCCTCCACACTAGCCCCGGGCCTCCTGCCTCTCCGTCGGGGGCCAGGAGCCCCCAG GGAGCTGCCCGGACCTGGTGCAGCCATACTGTGAGGAGGCAGAAGGTGGCAGTAGCAAAAGCCATCAGGGTACGGGCCCCCAGCACCCGCTGGTCActgagggtggagggggctgggctAAGGGTCCCAGAGCTCAGCTGGCCCTAG